From Halobacterium sp. R2-5, the proteins below share one genomic window:
- a CDS encoding glycoside hydrolase family 15 protein: MGYAPIENYGLVGNLETCALVGDDGSVDWCCFPHLESGSVFAAILDDETGGHFDVRPSGAFESEQSYVERTNVLETTFSVDGGEAVLTDFMPVRHARSATTLATPALVRRVACTSGAVELDVEFRPRFDYARAETVLEPTDYGVAARAGGDQLNLHRSLSVDQDADVAHTTLALDEGDSVWYLAQYGQPEREFPSYEELHDDTVRYWHSWLRGCRNEREAADSWSAAAVRSLLVLRLLIHQPTGAIAAAPTTSLPEEVGGVRNWDYRFSWLRDSALTIRTLVRMGCREEARGFVEWCRNIMYQGDPSDAARPFYHPLYGLHGETDIVEEVIPNLEGYRESAPVRVGNAAVDQRQLDVYGELVLAIYEMARYQEVVTDRLWDTVTDIVEYVCEAWTEPDSGIWEVRSEPRHFVHSKVMCWVAVDRAIRIATRRGFDAPVETWTDERAEIKAAILDRGYDEDRGSFVRAFGSEQLDAVALRMSILEFLPPDDPRIVSTIETIRDKLATEDGLVYRYFGEDGIPGHENPFVLCSFWLVQSLFRAGREDEAETVYENVMEYVSPLGLFAEEIEPETGEHRGNFPQAFSHIGLVQCARHFHTSQDADVPE, translated from the coding sequence ATGGGGTACGCGCCGATAGAGAACTACGGCCTCGTCGGGAATCTCGAAACGTGCGCACTGGTCGGCGACGACGGCTCCGTCGACTGGTGTTGTTTCCCGCACCTGGAATCCGGGAGCGTGTTCGCCGCGATTCTCGACGACGAGACGGGCGGCCACTTCGACGTCCGGCCCAGCGGCGCCTTCGAGTCCGAGCAGTCGTACGTCGAGCGGACCAACGTCCTCGAGACGACGTTCTCCGTGGACGGCGGCGAGGCCGTGCTGACGGACTTCATGCCGGTCAGGCACGCCCGGTCGGCGACGACGCTCGCCACGCCGGCGCTCGTCAGGCGGGTCGCGTGCACGAGCGGAGCCGTCGAACTCGACGTGGAGTTCCGCCCGCGCTTCGACTACGCGCGCGCCGAGACCGTCCTCGAACCGACCGACTACGGCGTCGCTGCGCGCGCCGGCGGCGACCAGCTCAACCTCCACAGGTCGCTGTCCGTCGACCAGGACGCGGACGTCGCGCACACGACGCTCGCGCTCGACGAGGGCGACTCCGTCTGGTACCTCGCCCAGTACGGCCAGCCGGAACGAGAGTTCCCGTCCTACGAGGAGCTCCACGACGATACGGTGCGGTACTGGCACAGCTGGCTGCGCGGCTGTCGAAACGAGCGGGAAGCCGCCGACAGCTGGTCGGCTGCCGCGGTCCGTTCGCTGCTCGTGCTGCGGCTGCTCATCCACCAGCCGACCGGCGCCATCGCCGCCGCACCGACGACGTCGCTCCCGGAGGAAGTCGGCGGCGTCCGCAACTGGGACTACCGGTTCAGCTGGCTGCGGGACTCCGCGCTCACCATCCGGACGCTCGTCCGCATGGGGTGCCGGGAGGAAGCCCGCGGGTTCGTCGAGTGGTGCCGCAACATCATGTACCAGGGCGACCCCAGCGACGCCGCCCGGCCGTTCTACCACCCCCTGTACGGCCTCCACGGAGAGACCGACATCGTGGAGGAAGTGATTCCGAACCTCGAAGGCTACCGCGAGTCCGCGCCCGTTCGCGTCGGGAACGCCGCCGTCGACCAGCGCCAGCTCGACGTCTACGGGGAGCTCGTCCTCGCGATCTACGAGATGGCCCGCTATCAGGAGGTCGTCACCGACCGGCTCTGGGATACCGTGACGGACATCGTGGAGTACGTCTGCGAGGCCTGGACGGAGCCCGACAGCGGCATCTGGGAGGTCCGCAGCGAGCCCCGGCACTTCGTCCACTCGAAGGTGATGTGCTGGGTCGCCGTCGACCGCGCCATCAGAATCGCCACTCGGAGGGGCTTCGACGCGCCCGTCGAGACCTGGACGGACGAGCGCGCGGAGATCAAGGCGGCGATTCTCGACCGCGGCTACGACGAGGACCGCGGGTCGTTCGTGCGGGCGTTCGGGTCGGAGCAGCTCGACGCGGTCGCGCTCCGCATGTCGATTCTGGAGTTCCTGCCGCCCGACGACCCCCGCATCGTGAGCACCATCGAGACTATCCGCGACAAGCTCGCGACGGAGGACGGGCTCGTGTACCGCTACTTCGGGGAGGACGGCATTCCCGGGCACGAGAACCCGTTCGTGCTGTGCTCGTTCTGGCTCGTGCAGTCGCTGTTCCGCGCGGGCCGCGAAGACGAGGCCGAAACGGTCTACGAGAACGTGATGGAGTACGTCTCCCCGCTCGGTCTGTTCGCCGAGGAGATCGAGCCGGAGACGGGCGAACACCGGGGGAACTTCCCGCAGGCGTTCAGCCACATCGGGCTCGTCCAGTGCGCCCGTCACTTCCACACCTCCCAGGACGCCGACGTTCCCGAGTGA